CAATAAAGTTCCTGCCATTACCAAACGGATCCTGCTTTTTTCATGCAGCAAACTCCACCGCCTCCGGTTTCAGATCCTTTTTTTCGCCTACGGTCACAATGGTGGCATTGATGAGTTTATCAAAAATGGAAATCTCCTTCAGAAAGGGGTTCCAGTAAAAAATAAGCTTTTCAATAGGCTTCCATAATATTACCCAGCTGAACACATCCAGCGCATTGCTGAAAGCGGAGTGGATACGGTGCTCCACATTAAAAATCAATGGCATTACCCCCTGGAAGAACATTACAATAAGCAAACTGAAGATCAGCAGCCACCAGTTGCGTTTTTTGAATTTTCTAAACTCATCTTCCTTAATGGTTTTCTTTAATGAAAAGTGGCGGCGAATGGCATGCACCAGCGGATCTATAAACTCCTTATCGGATTCGTTGATGCAGTTTAATTTAAAGGTAACAGACGAATATCTTTTTATACTTACAGCATAGTTCATGATGTATTCTTCAAACTCCTGGCTCAGCTGCCTTTTGTAAACAGGCGCCGGGTCGTTGGCATTGAAGTACCTATCAATGGTTTGCTCATTAACCTTGAGGAAGATATTGATCTTTTTAAATAAAGGGTTGCTCATAGCGGATATTTGGGCTAACGTATAATAACGTGGTGCAATAACCTTCAAGGTGTCTATTCTTAAGGTTGTAGCAATAATAAATATAAGTACCTACACTTCTAATGTGTATCTAGGTAATGTTGTGAGTTGCCCAGGAGATGCAGGTTTATAGCGTTGATAGAGTTAACAAGTTGACATGTTAACAGGTTTAATACTAGCGCGAGGTTGCCAAACTCCCCCTTCGCCGGAGGGGGCTGGGGGAGGCTAAAAAGCCCTGGCTATTAAACCAGGGCCAAACGTAACGCACGAGAAAAAGCACTGCCCATACCAATTTAAATGCAGTTCCGTGGTTACATTTTATGTGATGAGATCAGCTTATATCAATTGCAGTTATAAAACGCGGATCAGTCTTTTAATCCCAGGTAGTTTTTTACTTCCTCATAGTTATTCCAGTTTATTTGTTTGTCCATGCGTACGTGTGCGCCGCCGGGGATCAGCACGTACCGGTATTGCCTGAATTTATTGCCGGTTGCCTGATCGGTGACAGTAGATGCATTTACGTTGGCATCCACCTCTATCACGCCCGGTGCAAATACCGGCATGATCTGTGCATCGCCCGATACCAATGGCAGCGGCGTCACTACTTTTTGAGCCGATGAGCCCAGGTTAATGAACACTTTAATCTCACCTTTCGAGATCAGATCTTCTGTTACCTTGGCTTCATTGATCTGGGTAAAGAAAGTAGCGCTTGCCGTATCCAGTGAAAAACTAAGATTCAACCAGTCGGAATACAATACATTGGCAGTGCCGGCATCGCCTTTGCCACCGGTAGCGCCCTGTGCGCCGGTATCGCCTTTGTCGCCCTTTTCGCCCTGCGGGCCCGGGTCACCTTTTTTACAGGCGCCGATCAATACCGTAGCAGCCAGCAAACAGGATAAGAGATGGTGCAGGCCCCATTGATGTGTGCGTTTCATGTTTTTGGTTTTGATTTTATTTAGTGATTGTGATAATTTCTTGTTGCCGCGACGGCTTGCAGCTTGCGGCTTACAACTGCCTTCCCTTACCAGACATTCCTCGGACAACCATCATCGTACTTATTACCCAGCAGAAAGCCTACCATAATCTCATGCGAGCCTTTGCTTACGATGTTTAATCCGGAAGTAGTATAATCATACGAGTAGCCGATATTGAACCGGTGGCTGACGTTCATGCCCACCATGGCCGAAAACCCATCTTCATAGCGGTAACCCACTCCCATCCAGGCCACATCGCGGTATTGCAGCTTGGCATTCACATCCAGCTGAACCGGCATCGGCTGTACATACTTCACCATTACCGAAGGGATCACGTTAAAGTCTTCGTCTAACAAAAAGCGATAACCGGCCGTAGCAAACAAATGCGGCACAATTTTGCCATTGTTCGTTTTTACGGCATTGTCTGAAAAACTCACTTTTTGCGGAATGATCTGTTGGGCAGCCAGTCCAATAAAATAATCGCCCGAATACAAATACAGCCCGGCCATAAAATCGGGTTTGGTGGTATTGATCAACCCATTGTTATACACCGCAGGATCAACCTGCACATTCCCGAAATCAAGTTTATTGGCGTTTAATCCAATATTGGTAAACCCTGCGCCAAAACCTGCGGCCAGACTTGTTCGTGCACTGAGCCCTATATGATAGGCATAAGTAGCATAGGCAGAAAAATAATTCAACGGACCCGTGCGATCATTAATTACCTGCAACCCCACCCCATGATGTGGTTCGGCGGCCGTATATTCTTCCCAATACCGTTTACCACGCGGGTTCTCACCCGGCACTTCAAAAGACGTGGCCGTGGTGCGGTAATCTTTTTTATTAATGGGTGTATGAATGGTTACATACGTAGTCACCGGCGCATCCTGGACTCCCGCCCACTGATGCCGGTGACTCACTTTTATATCGGTATAATTTTCTATCCCCGTGAGCGCGGGATTGAGAATATATTGATTCAGGATATATTGGGTATAGTGGGGCTTCTGTTGCGCTTGTGCCTGTAAACAGGCCGCCACTATAATTAGTGCTGTTAGTTTTTTCATGTGCTTACGTTTTATTAGTCAGTAGTGAGTTGTCAGTAGTGAGTAGCCTCGCGAATATTTAGACATCTGATTATTCGTGAACTCGTAATTATTCAGACTTTCGAACAATCGGGAACCCACTCACTACTCACTACTGACTACTCACTTGCTCAATACTTTAAATTCCGTCCTTCTATTCCGCTGCCTTCCATCAGGATTATCACTTCCATCTTCATTCGTATTCGGTGCAATGGGTTGGGTAGAACCATACCCTTTTGCCTGTAAACGGTTCTTATCAATTCCCTTGCTGATGAGATAGGCTACGCAGGCACGGGCGCGGGCTTCAGACAAACGCAGGTTGTACTCTTCAGAACCTTTATTATCCGTATGCGCACCAAGTTCTATGGTGATGTCAGGGTGGGCGTTCAGCAGGGCTACCAGTTTATCTAATGAAGCGTGGGATTCGCTCCGGAGGTTGGCTTTATCAAAATCATAATACACGTTGTCCATAACAACGGCCTCTTCAACCGGTGGCACATCTTTTATTAAACAGATTGCCGGATTGATCAATTGATCTGACTCTTCATCTACGGGCGTATAAAAGGGTAATGCGCCATTGCTGTACCCGCTGATAGTGGCCACTGCTTTTAAAGGTTGAAATTCATCCAGCGTAAAGGAGTAATTACCATCGTTGGCGGTAGTCTGCGTATACACCACTTTATTTTGAATGGTATCCAGGATGCTGATGGTAACGCCGGGCAGCGGTTGTTTATCTTCACAGGACACCACCTGACCGATCACCTGTTTACGCGGCAACAGCTTTCTTAAATAAAACAGTTCCAGGCAACAGGTTGCTTCCCGGTCACTGCTGAGCCATACATCTTCCAGCACATTTCTTACCCCGCCCTTACTAACAAAATAGATATCATCTTTCACCGAGTTTACCGGATAACCAAAGTTCACCGGTTGTTTCCAGTCGTTGATATTTCCCTTACTGTAAAAAAAATCATAACCACCCATGCCCACGCGGCCATTGGCTGAGAACACCAGCGTGGAAGAAGGCGCATGGTAATAAGGGGCCTGTTCATCATTAGCTGTATTAATTACCCCGCCCATATTTTCTGTACGAGTGGGTTTACCGGTTCCATCCAGTTCGGCATACCAAAGGTCAAAGCCGCCAAAACCGCCCGGTTTGTCACTGGCATACAACAGGTATTTACCACCCGGCATCACAAACGGCTGCTGGGTGCTGGCGCCTTCAGCGTTGATTAAACTATCCAGCAGCGCCGGTTCACTCCAGTCCTTTCCGGTTTTATGACTGCTGTAAATACCGGAGAGCTTTCTGCCGCCTGCGATCGTCCAGCGGGTGAGAAAAAGGGTGTTACCATCAGGTGTAAGGGTTACCACGCCCTGGTGCAGGTCACCGGCTTGTGGTAACGGGAATAGTTTTACGTCACCGGTCACCCCATCATTGATGGGTGTTGTATATACCCGGTTTATATGCGATTGGTTCCTGCTGTTACTATCTATGCGGGTGGAAGTAAATAACAGGGTATTATCAGTCAGCCATACCGGTGCATAATTGGCGCCTTCCGTATTCAACGGCGAGACTGCCTTTTGAACGTTGTACAACTTCAGGTCTTTCTTTTTTAACTGGGTCTGAATAAAGCGCAGGCTCATCAATTCTTTTTTTGCCGATTCTGTATACTGATCATCCGACCGGTGTTCATCCAGGAAAACAGTAAACGCTTTTTCCGACTGTTCATAATCAGCCAGCGCCCGTAATTCTACGGCATAATAATACCGCGCCAATGGAAATTCTGTAGCATGGGCATCCAGGGTTTGATTATAATAGGTGGCCGCCTTGGCATGGTCGTGCAACAGGCGATAACTCTCCGCCACCCGGTACAATGCCTGCTGGCGGCTGCTTACGGGCACATTGCTTTTCTTCACTACTGCTGCAGCCGCTGTATACGGACTGTACTCATCTTTTTTTAGTTTCTGCGCAGCAGTACCCAAATACTTTTCGTAATACTGGGCCGCCGAATAATAATCGGCTTTCTTATAATAATTATCTGCGGCACGCAAATAATCGTAAGAGAACTGGGCCCTGGCTGTAAACAAACTGCAGCTGATAAGCCCGGTAACAAATAATTTTTTCATACTTCTTCTTTTATATTGACAGGGTAGTGTTTTAAATGAAGGCAGTTGGTAGAAACCAACCGCCAGGTTTTCAGGACATTGGTGTACCTATGACTATAAGCGCGGACAGACAAATTCGATTTCCGGTGTTTTCACCGAACGTTTTCCTATAAAGGATAAGGAGATCTCAAAGCTGTTGGAGCCATGCGCCATTCTACCCAGATCGGACGTGTTCACATCATAGCTCACCCCAAGCACCAGGTTTTTATGAGTAAAGCCTACAAAAGGCGATAATGCATCTTTAAAGCGGTAGTTGGCGCCCAACATTACATCGGTGCCGGGAGCGGCTACCAGGCGGGCGTACGCGCCCAGCATTTTTTCCTGTGCCTGGCCCTGTTTCAGGTATAATAAGTTGGGCGTTAAACTAAGTACTTCCGACAACGAGATCCTTACCCCGCCATGCACTGTATACCGCATGGGCAACCGGGCTTTGCCGCCTTCACTGAACTGGTCATCGGGCCGGGTAAGATGCGAGACGGAGAAACCGCCAAACACATTTAATTTTTTATTGGGTGTTGCATCGAAATATAAAATGCCGGCACCTGCATCGAAGGAAGTGGCAGATGTTCTGCTGAATGCCTCAGCAGATGTAACACCCGGGTTGTAGCCGGTGATGGGATTCCACTGATCGCCAAACGAAAGCTTTGAACGATTGAACCGGCGTTGAATAACCCCGATCTGCATCCCCATCACAATGCGCTGGTATTCCTGCGGACCAAACCGAACGCCGTTATAGGCGTAACTGCCATAGGCCGTGAGATAATTATAACCACCATCGCCAGCCGTTTGATTCAATACACTGGCGCCGAAATTGGAATTTTTATTAGTCGTGAAATCAACCGCTATCCCGGGCGTGGTAAACGGACTACTGATATTCCCCCACTGCGATCTGTAGATCCCTGAGATGCGATAGTCACCGTCAAAAGCGCCGGTCAACGCCGGGTTCAGCCAGGCAGGATATACATAGTATTGCGAAAAATGCGGATCCACCTGTGCTTTCGAAACGACTGCCCCTAAACAGGCGACGATTAAAAGAAATGTACATTTTCTCATGACGTTAGTTTTTATTATGAAAATTGGCCCCCTCCCGGCCTTCCGCCAGCTGGCGGAGAGGAGAAATACCACTTATCTCATACTTCCATTATCAACTCTATCAACACTATCAATGTTATCAACCTGCTTCTCCTGGTCAACTGGTTAACTGGTCAACTGATCAACTCACTTCACTATTGTTATAGAACCACTACGTGGCGCATACCCATTCTTTAAATGAATAACATAATAGTAAGTAGCCATGGGCAATGGCTTACCGCCTACCGTTCCATCCCAGGGTGTGCCATAACCAGCCGAATAAAATACCCGTTGTCCGTAGCGGTTAAACACTTCCACGGTACAACCGGGGTAATCACTCAGGTTGGAAATATTCCAGGTATCATGAATGCCATCCCCATTGGGCGAAAAGGCATTGGGCACCAGCACCGGTTTTAATATTTTTACTTTCAAATCATCGGTGGCAATACATTGCCCCTCTCCTATAGCTGTGAGCGTATACGTTTCATCAACCATCGCCTGCAGCAAGGGGCGTAACGTATTCGGATTACTCAGGCCCGTACCCGGCGACCAGTGGAAACTGAGCACGGAAGAATCATTGGCCGTAGGATTGAATTGTATTACCGTTCCCTGTGGCACCGTGAAGGAAGGACCAGCATCGATAACCGGTTGCAGGTATACCACCACCTG
The Niastella koreensis GR20-10 genome window above contains:
- a CDS encoding collagen-like triple helix repeat-containing protein — its product is MKRTHQWGLHHLLSCLLAATVLIGACKKGDPGPQGEKGDKGDTGAQGATGGKGDAGTANVLYSDWLNLSFSLDTASATFFTQINEAKVTEDLISKGEIKVFINLGSSAQKVVTPLPLVSGDAQIMPVFAPGVIEVDANVNASTVTDQATGNKFRQYRYVLIPGGAHVRMDKQINWNNYEEVKNYLGLKD
- a CDS encoding OmpA family protein — encoded protein: MKKLFVTGLISCSLFTARAQFSYDYLRAADNYYKKADYYSAAQYYEKYLGTAAQKLKKDEYSPYTAAAAVVKKSNVPVSSRQQALYRVAESYRLLHDHAKAATYYNQTLDAHATEFPLARYYYAVELRALADYEQSEKAFTVFLDEHRSDDQYTESAKKELMSLRFIQTQLKKKDLKLYNVQKAVSPLNTEGANYAPVWLTDNTLLFTSTRIDSNSRNQSHINRVYTTPINDGVTGDVKLFPLPQAGDLHQGVVTLTPDGNTLFLTRWTIAGGRKLSGIYSSHKTGKDWSEPALLDSLINAEGASTQQPFVMPGGKYLLYASDKPGGFGGFDLWYAELDGTGKPTRTENMGGVINTANDEQAPYYHAPSSTLVFSANGRVGMGGYDFFYSKGNINDWKQPVNFGYPVNSVKDDIYFVSKGGVRNVLEDVWLSSDREATCCLELFYLRKLLPRKQVIGQVVSCEDKQPLPGVTISILDTIQNKVVYTQTTANDGNYSFTLDEFQPLKAVATISGYSNGALPFYTPVDEESDQLINPAICLIKDVPPVEEAVVMDNVYYDFDKANLRSESHASLDKLVALLNAHPDITIELGAHTDNKGSEEYNLRLSEARARACVAYLISKGIDKNRLQAKGYGSTQPIAPNTNEDGSDNPDGRQRNRRTEFKVLSK
- a CDS encoding PorP/SprF family type IX secretion system membrane protein, which encodes MRKCTFLLIVACLGAVVSKAQVDPHFSQYYVYPAWLNPALTGAFDGDYRISGIYRSQWGNISSPFTTPGIAVDFTTNKNSNFGASVLNQTAGDGGYNYLTAYGSYAYNGVRFGPQEYQRIVMGMQIGVIQRRFNRSKLSFGDQWNPITGYNPGVTSAEAFSRTSATSFDAGAGILYFDATPNKKLNVFGGFSVSHLTRPDDQFSEGGKARLPMRYTVHGGVRISLSEVLSLTPNLLYLKQGQAQEKMLGAYARLVAAPGTDVMLGANYRFKDALSPFVGFTHKNLVLGVSYDVNTSDLGRMAHGSNSFEISLSFIGKRSVKTPEIEFVCPRL
- a CDS encoding PorP/SprF family type IX secretion system membrane protein, coding for MKKLTALIIVAACLQAQAQQKPHYTQYILNQYILNPALTGIENYTDIKVSHRHQWAGVQDAPVTTYVTIHTPINKKDYRTTATSFEVPGENPRGKRYWEEYTAAEPHHGVGLQVINDRTGPLNYFSAYATYAYHIGLSARTSLAAGFGAGFTNIGLNANKLDFGNVQVDPAVYNNGLINTTKPDFMAGLYLYSGDYFIGLAAQQIIPQKVSFSDNAVKTNNGKIVPHLFATAGYRFLLDEDFNVIPSVMVKYVQPMPVQLDVNAKLQYRDVAWMGVGYRYEDGFSAMVGMNVSHRFNIGYSYDYTTSGLNIVSKGSHEIMVGFLLGNKYDDGCPRNVW